From the genome of Cryptococcus neoformans var. neoformans B-3501A chromosome 1, whole genome shotgun sequence, one region includes:
- a CDS encoding hypothetical protein (Similar to gi|46099588|gb|EAK84821.1| hypothetical protein UM03786.1 [Ustilago maydis 521], FASTA scores: opt: 2241, E(): 2.6e-120, (55.660% identity (77.089% similar) in 742 aa overlap (466-1177:1-738)); HMMPfam hit to Sulfate_transp, Sulfate transporter family, score: 135.3, E(): 1.4e-37; HMMPfam hit to cNMP_binding, Cyclic nucleotide-binding domain, score: 75.6, E(): 1.3e-19), with product MPARDPNASPHVPSTFPNRPVSPINSQHPNTLSPNASGFSVRTVQSNNGVLSLPSPDHQQPHGYFTQALRRVSGTGGHNLPRMEAPASAGQDVPAERNGWDDTSFHIQAGSTTSQAIRDSTARLASVSFSTRPRAFSSASQGDSSYSHSALSSRHASVNHGPTHSVATSATEHRPIYPSHLNPAISKPGPTPVLEDDERDEVSPSKGLQALPASPFTGAKSGLSMMLERDKEERRVRGLTEAASLRSKRSGSSIGKLASDEEESGERTPMPRRSSLVDDILEVPTTEGNARMSHAGSSSSLRRFLANEVNEEELGQAPDERSLLLGDGRERKKRSWAGEALSNIEGWKNNLLKVTPKDVVEGIILEPIRTLPSVILGLLLNVLDGVSYGMILFPATPIFVDFGSLGVSMFFVSCIVSQLVFSLGGSIFPGGNGSMMIEAVPFFHILINTFEQVCGDDDKAIIATTMVAFAFSSILTGLVFFALGAFKLGSLIGYFPRHILVGCIGGVGVFLIETGLEVSRGLKEEGFEYNLATLKLFFESGHAIALWTIPLALAILLRVITHFWHHQLIFPAYFFIIPVIFYIVIAIGRWDLQHLRKMGWVFDVGTNTQAWWKFYTLFDFRKTNWEAFWAAMPTQLALVFFGILHVPLNVPALGVSLSEDNVKLDRELVAHGASNMLAGLTGTVPNYLTYVNTVLFYRVGGGSRLSGLMLAMGTAAIMMIGPAVIASLPVMVVGALIFVLGIDLLMEAVWDTRHRVNKMEYITIWAIAIGMTVFDFVIGLLFGIILACIFFVVQSSRRRAIRAVFNGATARSTVRRPKWQRSFIQQVGSQTYVMKLQGFLFFGTITTVEDEIRKLLDLAKWQHNPIRFLIIDFALVHGLDFSSAEAFVRVQRLLAAKDVLLIMCGAKSDGLVGTALQGVGLWADREGTRVEVFESLNDALEWTENVYLTAFLENQQLMDCETTTKVMDFPKIAKPPFSLSESFQNSPRRSHLVKAGGDTIFQTSYASKDDDEPSTPPPEEPLAQPIPVLLQTFGAYSASSVSSISTSFCKSLAPYFTKSSIMPGDTLWMQGDPADGMYIIEVGCLRATYAYNDTTNLVQETMVAGTMAGDMSALSETTRNCSVVAERESVLWKLSQERLDQMVKEQPEVAQAFIKMVLKAVAEEQDVLSSHLIAVLS from the exons ATGCCTGCCAGGGATCCAAACGCGTCTCCCCATGTCCCATCGACCTTCCCCAACCGCCCTGTCTCACCTATCAACTCCCAGCATCCCAATACGCTCTCTCCGAACGCCTCAGGCTTCTCAGTTCGCACTGTACAGTCAAATAACGGTGTTTTGAGTCTGCCAAGTCCAGACCATCAGCAGCCGCATGGATATTTTACCCAAGCTTTACGGAGAGTTAGTGGGACAGGAGGACATAATTTGCCTCGGATGGAAGCACCAGCAAGTGCTGGACAAGATGTACCAGCTGAGAGGAATGGTTGGGACGA TACCTCATTCCACATACAGGCTGGTTCAACGACTTCCCAAGCTATTCGAGATTCCACAGCCCGTTTGGCGTCTGtgtccttctccaccagACCTCGTGCATTCTCATCAGCTTCCCAGGGCGACAGCTCGTACTCCCATTCAGCCCTCTCCTCAAGACATGCCTCTGTAAACCATGGGCCCACTCATTCGGTTGCGACTTCTGCTACTGAACATCGTCCTATATACCCTAGTCACCTTAACCCCGCTATCTCCAAGCCAGGTCCGACCCCTGTCTTGGAAGACGACGAGCGAGACGAGGTTTCCCCGTCCAAAGGTCTTCAAGCCTTACCCGCATCACCCTTCACCGGGGCCAAATCAGGCCTGAGTATGATGCTGGAGCGAGATAAGGAGGAGCGGCGCGTAAGGGGATTGACAGAGGCTGCTTCTCTTCGTAGTAAGCGTTCTGGTAGCTCGATTGGTAAGCTAGcaagtgatgaagaggagtcAGGCGAGAGGACTCCAATGCCACGTAGAAGCTCGCTGGTGGACGACATTCTCGAAGTACCGACAACCGAGGGTAATGCGAGGATGTCTCATGCGGgctcttccagctctctCCGCCGTTTTCTCGCCAATGAAgtaaatgaagaagaactcGGACAGGCTCCAGATGAGAGATCGCTTTTGTTGGGGGATGGTCGCGAACGGAAAAAGCGTTCTTGGGCCGGCGAGGCGTTATCCAATATTGAGGGCTGGAAGAACAATCTATTAAAGGTGACCCCTAAAGATGTTGTTGAAGGGATTATTTTGGAGCCTATTAGGACATTGCCTTCGGTCATCTTGGGGTTGTTGCTCAATGTGCTGGATGGTGTCAGTTACGGCAtgatcctcttccctgCAACCCCAATCTTTGTCGATTTCGGCTCTCTTGGTGTATCGATGTTCTTCGTGTCTTGTATCGTCTCTCAGCTTGTGTTCTCGCTTGGTGGAAGTATTTTCCCCGGTGGCAACGGTTCGATGATGATTGAAGCtgtccccttcttccatatcTTGATTAATACCTTTGAACAAGTATGCGGTGACGATGATAAGGCTATCATCGCGACGACAATGGTTGCATTCGCATTCAGCTCTATTTTGACTG GCTTGGTATTCTTCGCACTAGGTGCGTTTAAGCTCGGTAGTTTGATCGGATATTTCCCTCGTCATATTCTAGTAGG ATGTATCGGCGGTGTTGGTGTCTTCCTTATCGAAACCGGCCTTGAAGTCTCCCGCGGtctcaaagaagaaggcttcGAATACAACCTTGCCACACTCAAGCTTTTCTTCGAATCCGGCCATGCGATCGCATTATGGACCATTCCCCTCGCTCTGGCTATCCTCCTCCGAGTCATTACTCATTTTTGGCATCACCAACTCATTTTCCCAGcctacttcttcatcatccccgTCATCTTCTATATTGTCATAGCCATTGGAAGATGGGATCTGCAGCacttgaggaagatgggttGGGTTTTTGATGTAGGGACAAATACGCAAGCTTGGTGGAAGTTTTACACCCTTTTT GACTTTCGCAAGACGAATTGGGAAGCTTTCTGGGCAGCTATGCCTACGCAGCTCGCTTTGGTCTTTTTTGGCATTCTACATGTGCCGCTTAAT GTTCCAGCCCTCGGTGTATCACTCAGTGAAGACAACGTCAAGCTGGATCGTGAATTAGTTGCTCACGGTGCCTCCAATATGCTGGCTGGATTAACCGGAACAGTACCAAATTATCTGACCTATGTCAACACAGTACTCT TCTACCGTGTGGGAGGCGGCTCCAGATTGTCAGGTCTAATGCTTGCCATGGGAACGGCCGCCATCATGATGATTGGGCCTGCTGTCATTGCCTCTCTTC CTGTTATGGTCGTCGGTGCTCTGATCTTCGTTCTTGGCATTGACCTCCTTATGGAAGCTGTCTGGGATACAAGGCACCGAGTCAACAAGATGGAGTATATTACTATTTGGGCCATCGCCATCGGCATGACCGT CTTCGACTTTGTCATTGGACTCTTATTCGGTATTATTTTGGCCTGTATCTTCTTTGTCGTGCAAAGCTCAAGACGTCGAGCTATTCGGGCAGTTTTCAACGGTGCAACTGCGAGATCAACTGTCAGAAGACCGAAATGGCAAAGAAGTTTCATCCAGCAGGTCGGTTCTCAAACATATGTGATGAAGCTCCAGGGTTTCC TGTTCTTTGGCACTATCACCACTGTCGAGGACGAGATTCGAAAACTCCTCGATCTTGCTAAGTGGCAGCACAATCCGATTCGCTTTCTCATCATTGATTTTGCTCTCGTCCATGGTCTGGACTTTTCTTCGGCTGAAGCGTTCGTCAGGGTACAACGTTTGCTTGCTGCTAAGGATGTTCTATTGATTATGTGCGGTGCAAAATCCGATGGACTTGTTGGGACTGCATTGCAAGGTGTCGGCTTATGGGCAGATCGAGAAGGCACGAGAGTTGAAGTGTTTGAATCACTGAATGATGCACTGGAATGGACGGAGAATGTGTATCT TACTGCTTTCCTAGAAAACCAACAGTTGATGGACTGCGAAACCACCACAAAGGTCATGGACTTCCCAAAAATCGCCAAGCCACCTTTCTCATTGTCAGAGTCTTTCCAAAACAGTCCGCGGAGGAGCCACCTGGTTAAAGCAGGTGGAGATACCATATTCCAAA CTTCTTACGCTTccaaagatgatgacgagcCTTCGACTCCACCACCTGAAGAACCTTTGGCCCAGCCAATTCCAGTCCTTTTGCAAACCTTTGGTGCCTACTCAGCCTCTTCGgtttcttccatttccactTCGTTCTGCAAATCACTCGCCCCTTATTTCACAAAGTCCTCCATCATGCCAGGTGACACCCTTTGGATGCAAGGCGATCCTGCCGACGGGATGTACATCATCGAAGTCGGATGCTTGCGTGCCACCTACGCCTATAATGATACAACAAACTTAGTACAAGAGACAATGGTGGCAGGTACAATGGCTGGTGATATGAGTGCGTTGAGTGAGACCACGCGAAACTGTAGCGTTGTGGCCGAAAGAGAATCAGTTCTGTGGAAGTTGAGCCAGGAGAGACTAGATCAGATGGTTAAGGAACAGCCCGAGGTTGCTCAGGCTTTTATCAAGATGGTTCTCAAGG CGGTGGCGGAAGAGCAGGACGTCTTGTCATCTCATCTTATTGCTGTCCTGTCATAG